From the genome of Chryseobacterium geocarposphaerae:
AACAGAAATAAGCGTTCCGCAAACCAGTAAGAATATTTTATGTTGGATGATTTTCAGCATTTTTAGATGTTTAAAAGGTTTTTATTTGTTAGGATGCTTCGACAAGCTCAGCATGACAGTGTTACCAATGAATTATTAATAAGAAATAGTATTAGAGATATCACACTGAGCCTGTCGAAGTGTTCCTATATTAGCTTTTTATTACTTATTACCTATGGTTTTAAGCCAGTCTGAGCATAGTTTTTTCCAGTTATCCGTCAGTTCAGATTTATTGGTAATTCCGATCTTATGTTCACCTTCAGGAAAAATAAACAATGCACCTTTTACCTTGTTTTTGATCATTTCCTGATAGTACAGAATACTGTTCATCACAGGAACGGTTTTGTCGTTTTGGGCATGAAATAAAATTGTAGGCGGTGTTTTTTCCGTTACCCGATTCTGCATAGAATATTCTTTGATTTTTTCCGGGGATGCATTTTCACCAAGCAGACTGTTTCGGCTTCCGACGTGCGCAAATTCTCCAAAATCAATAACCGGAGAGACTAGAATTGCAAAATTGGGAATAGTAGGAACGGATGTCCAGTCGCCTTTTAATTCAGTATAATCTGTAGAAATATTACTTACTGATGCCGCCAAATGGCCACCCGCGGAAGTTCCGATTACACCGATCTGTTCCGCTGAAATACCGTATTGCTCTGCGTTTTTTCTAAGGTATTTTATGGCAGCCTGTACATCTTGTAATGGTGCTATTTCTCTTTGCTTTAAATCGGGAGAAGTCGGCAGCCTGTAATTTAAAACAAATGCTGAAATTCCTTGAGTATTAAACCACTTTGCAATCTGGTAACCTCCTAAATCATAAGTCAGTTTGTAATATCCGCCTCCGGGAATGACAATAACCGCCATCTGTTTTCTTTCTTCTTTTGGCGGCAGAAAAGCAAACATCTCGGTTTCTTTTATCTGTATAATTCTTCCGTCTTTTTCTTCTGTTTTTAAAGGCATTCCTTTAGAATTGGGCATCTGACTTTTCGGCCAAACCATTATTTTTTCCTGTGCGGATAACCGAACGAAAAAAGAAAGTAAGAGTAGGAAAGTAATTTTTTTCATATCCAATTAATTTGATGAAGTATATGCATAAACCTTATAGGTTTCAAAAACCTATAAGGTTTGAATTTTTAGATATTAATCTTTAAGAAAATCCTCTCTGAAAGGGGTAAAAGCATCAATCAACTGTCCGGCTTCGAGGCATTTCACCCCGTGAAAAATATTAGGTTGTGCAAAAAATCCGTCACCCTGTTGCAAGACTTTTGTTTCACTATCCACCGTCACTTCAAATTTTCCTGAAGCCACGTACGTAATCTGAGAATGGAAATGCTGATGTAAAGCACCAATGGCATCCTTTTCAAATTTTACAATCACCATCATCACTTGAGAATTGTATCCGACAAATTGTCTGGAAACTCCGTCTCCTAAATCTTCCCATTCGGAATTACCGTCAAAGAAAGGTTCTTT
Proteins encoded in this window:
- a CDS encoding alpha/beta hydrolase, whose amino-acid sequence is MKKITFLLLLSFFVRLSAQEKIMVWPKSQMPNSKGMPLKTEEKDGRIIQIKETEMFAFLPPKEERKQMAVIVIPGGGYYKLTYDLGGYQIAKWFNTQGISAFVLNYRLPTSPDLKQREIAPLQDVQAAIKYLRKNAEQYGISAEQIGVIGTSAGGHLAASVSNISTDYTELKGDWTSVPTIPNFAILVSPVIDFGEFAHVGSRNSLLGENASPEKIKEYSMQNRVTEKTPPTILFHAQNDKTVPVMNSILYYQEMIKNKVKGALFIFPEGEHKIGITNKSELTDNWKKLCSDWLKTIGNK
- a CDS encoding cupin domain-containing protein yields the protein MNFKKEPFFDGNSEWEDLGDGVSRQFVGYNSQVMMVIVKFEKDAIGALHQHFHSQITYVASGKFEVTVDSETKVLQQGDGFFAQPNIFHGVKCLEAGQLIDAFTPFREDFLKD